One genomic segment of Mycolicibacterium gilvum includes these proteins:
- a CDS encoding TetR/AcrR family transcriptional regulator, translating into MPDAKTHVAADRGQRRASFQRAGSRETQRTLIQAAMALWRTKGYAATTVADICTAAGVSKALFYFYFPRKEDVLFEVGVLSTKAAHRRIHALLKKPYEIESVIAGALMAFEQSMARNPKDLVIETILEGYRHEHRLMAGGGHPDPDADMFTELFTRARDDGKLPASVDPVHLAYLAQTMVSEGARHWAAGAFGDRSFAEVVTGDICTLVNGYRHTP; encoded by the coding sequence ATGCCCGATGCGAAGACCCACGTAGCTGCTGACCGTGGTCAGCGCCGGGCGTCTTTTCAACGGGCCGGTTCCCGGGAGACCCAGCGGACGCTGATCCAGGCCGCGATGGCCCTGTGGCGCACCAAGGGGTACGCCGCCACGACCGTCGCCGACATCTGCACCGCCGCCGGGGTGTCAAAGGCGTTGTTCTACTTCTACTTTCCACGCAAAGAGGATGTGCTCTTCGAGGTGGGGGTGCTGTCGACGAAAGCGGCACACCGCCGGATCCATGCGCTACTCAAGAAACCGTACGAGATCGAATCCGTCATCGCCGGTGCGCTCATGGCATTCGAACAGTCCATGGCGCGCAACCCCAAGGACCTCGTCATCGAGACGATCCTCGAGGGCTACCGGCACGAACACCGCCTCATGGCCGGGGGCGGTCACCCCGACCCCGACGCCGACATGTTCACCGAGCTGTTCACTCGGGCCCGCGACGACGGCAAACTCCCGGCTTCCGTCGACCCCGTCCATCTCGCGTATCTGGCCCAGACGATGGTCAGCGAAGGCGCCAGGCACTGGGCGGCAGGCGCTTTCGGCGACCGCTCGTTCGCCGAGGTCGTGACCGGCGACATCTGCACCCTCGTCAACGGATACCGGCACACACCCTGA
- a CDS encoding emopamil-binding protein, with amino-acid sequence MAVITEAHAPNLAQPWAPHRLRIYTWTGLFTFAMFLAVTVGVASGVVPPSFTTDVVVNLIFGIPLILLPFVILWNAPGEKRTRLDKAAELTLFYLPYTAGSQIGYELMFLIGHPLGFWAPTTDPGWKWLWWQYALADTRYVSGNPWIFALEVVGVLTGVTVFVMWTRLVRTGLPDEARIRCLWVTFAGCAVLMSSTAVYFLAEVGAGFSNIGQGWWGLGFKFIGENIPFIVLPPLVLYSIHLQIDYLTRRAGPVGATR; translated from the coding sequence GTGGCGGTAATCACCGAGGCACACGCACCGAATCTCGCTCAACCCTGGGCGCCCCACCGGCTGCGGATCTACACCTGGACGGGGTTGTTCACCTTCGCGATGTTCCTGGCGGTGACCGTCGGGGTCGCGTCCGGCGTGGTCCCACCGAGTTTCACCACCGACGTCGTCGTGAACCTGATCTTCGGTATCCCCCTGATACTGCTGCCGTTCGTCATCCTGTGGAACGCCCCCGGCGAGAAGCGGACCCGACTCGACAAGGCGGCCGAACTGACCCTGTTCTACCTGCCCTACACCGCGGGCAGCCAGATCGGTTACGAGCTGATGTTCCTCATCGGCCATCCTCTCGGTTTCTGGGCGCCGACGACCGACCCGGGGTGGAAATGGCTGTGGTGGCAGTACGCGCTGGCCGACACCCGGTACGTCAGCGGCAACCCCTGGATCTTCGCCCTCGAGGTCGTCGGCGTCCTGACCGGCGTCACCGTGTTCGTGATGTGGACTCGCCTCGTTCGCACGGGCCTGCCGGACGAGGCACGCATCCGGTGCCTGTGGGTTACCTTCGCCGGGTGCGCCGTCCTGATGAGCAGCACCGCCGTGTACTTCCTGGCCGAAGTCGGCGCCGGTTTCAGCAACATCGGGCAGGGCTGGTGGGGACTGGGCTTCAAGTTCATCGGCGAGAACATCCCGTTCATCGTGTTGCCACCGCTGGTGCTCTACTCGATCCACCTCCAGATCGACTACCTGACCCGACGCGCCGGCCCGGTGGGCGCGACACGTTGA
- a CDS encoding NADPH:quinone oxidoreductase family protein produces MRAAMCREYGPPEVVRVEECPEPVAGPGQVGVRIAAAAVNFPDVLLVAGTYQISVPPPFVPGSEFAGVVDEIGPGTEGFTIGDRVSGTAMFGAFAERTVVDAAAVAPLPDGVDARTAAAFGVAYRTAYHTLRSVARVSEGDELVVLGAGGGVGLAAVQLGVALGANVTAVASSAEKLAAAAEYGAAHLVDHTSDDLRAALRTAVPDGADVVIDPVGGPLSEPALRSLGRGGRFVTVGFASGEIPRIPLNLVLLKGVRVLGFQFQDVPGDEFVRNEQELRALLSTRRVTPHVGAVYPLDEIATALRHVGEGRAIGKVLIDVPA; encoded by the coding sequence GTGCGGGCGGCGATGTGCCGGGAGTACGGTCCTCCCGAGGTGGTGCGAGTCGAAGAGTGTCCGGAGCCCGTCGCGGGTCCCGGACAGGTCGGGGTGCGGATCGCCGCCGCGGCGGTGAACTTTCCCGACGTACTGCTCGTGGCCGGCACCTACCAGATCAGCGTGCCGCCCCCGTTCGTCCCGGGAAGCGAGTTTGCGGGTGTGGTCGACGAGATCGGGCCGGGTACCGAGGGATTCACGATCGGTGACCGGGTGTCGGGCACGGCGATGTTCGGCGCGTTCGCCGAGCGGACGGTCGTCGACGCCGCGGCGGTGGCACCCCTCCCCGACGGTGTCGACGCACGCACGGCTGCGGCGTTCGGCGTCGCGTACCGGACCGCCTACCACACCCTGCGGTCGGTGGCCCGGGTGTCCGAGGGCGACGAACTCGTCGTGCTCGGAGCGGGCGGGGGCGTGGGCCTCGCGGCGGTGCAGCTCGGTGTCGCGCTCGGCGCGAACGTCACCGCCGTGGCGTCGTCGGCCGAGAAACTCGCGGCGGCAGCGGAATACGGCGCGGCCCATCTGGTCGACCACACGAGCGACGACCTGCGGGCGGCGCTGCGGACCGCGGTGCCGGACGGCGCCGATGTCGTGATCGACCCGGTCGGCGGCCCGCTCAGCGAGCCGGCTCTGCGCTCACTGGGACGAGGTGGACGCTTCGTGACCGTCGGGTTCGCGTCCGGCGAGATCCCACGGATTCCGCTGAACCTCGTCCTTCTCAAAGGAGTTCGGGTGTTGGGGTTCCAGTTCCAGGACGTGCCCGGCGATGAGTTCGTCCGCAACGAGCAGGAACTGCGCGCACTGTTGAGCACACGACGCGTGACACCCCATGTGGGAGCGGTGTATCCGCTCGACGAGATCGCGACGGCATTGCGTCACGTCGGCGAGGGCCGCGCGATCGGCAAGGTCCTGATCGACGTCCCTGCGTGA
- a CDS encoding acyl-CoA dehydrogenase family protein, whose amino-acid sequence MRRDLFTEDHEAFRELARDFVEKEVVPHYPDWEKGGRMPRPVFEQMGSLGILGVAIPEEYGGGGQPDYRYNVVLQEEAARALVTLSTVRTQLEVILPYFLHYANAEQRERWFPGLASGTLLTAIAMTEPGTGSDLAGMRTTAVRDGSGPDADYIVNGAKTFITGGMQADLVIVVARTSTDPDNRRKGLTLLVVEDGMEGFTRGRELEKMGCKVQDTAELSFVDVRVPAANVLGEVDEAFGYLGHNLAQERLTVAVGSVAQARSAIAAAIDYTRNRKAFGTPVASFQNTKFELAACSTEVEAAQAMLDRAVSLHVEGELSGADAARTKLFCTEMQQRVVDRCLQLFGGYGYMMEYPIARLYTDARVARIYAGTSEVMKVMIAKSLGL is encoded by the coding sequence GTGCGCAGAGACCTGTTCACCGAAGACCACGAGGCCTTTCGCGAGCTCGCCCGCGACTTCGTCGAAAAGGAGGTCGTCCCGCACTATCCCGACTGGGAGAAGGGCGGCCGGATGCCGAGGCCGGTATTCGAGCAGATGGGCTCCCTCGGCATCCTCGGCGTGGCGATCCCGGAGGAGTACGGCGGCGGGGGACAGCCCGACTACCGCTACAACGTCGTGCTGCAGGAGGAGGCCGCCCGTGCGCTGGTCACCCTGTCCACGGTGCGCACCCAGCTCGAGGTGATCCTGCCCTACTTCCTGCACTACGCGAACGCCGAACAGCGGGAACGGTGGTTCCCCGGCCTGGCGTCGGGCACGCTGCTGACCGCGATCGCGATGACCGAGCCTGGTACCGGCTCCGATCTCGCCGGTATGCGGACCACCGCGGTGCGCGACGGTTCAGGGCCTGACGCGGACTACATCGTCAACGGCGCCAAGACGTTCATCACCGGCGGCATGCAGGCCGATCTGGTCATCGTCGTGGCCCGCACCTCCACCGATCCGGACAATCGCCGCAAGGGCCTCACGCTGCTCGTCGTGGAGGACGGTATGGAGGGCTTCACCCGCGGTCGGGAACTGGAGAAGATGGGCTGCAAGGTGCAGGACACCGCGGAGCTGTCGTTCGTCGACGTCCGGGTGCCGGCCGCCAACGTGCTCGGCGAGGTCGACGAGGCGTTCGGCTACCTGGGCCACAATCTCGCCCAGGAACGCCTGACCGTCGCCGTCGGGTCGGTGGCCCAGGCTCGCTCGGCGATCGCTGCGGCGATCGACTACACCCGCAACCGCAAGGCGTTCGGTACGCCGGTGGCCTCGTTTCAGAACACCAAGTTCGAACTCGCCGCGTGTTCGACGGAGGTGGAGGCGGCCCAGGCGATGCTGGACCGCGCTGTCTCGCTGCATGTCGAGGGTGAGCTCTCGGGTGCCGACGCGGCGCGCACGAAACTGTTCTGCACCGAGATGCAGCAGCGGGTGGTCGATCGTTGCCTGCAGCTCTTCGGCGGATACGGCTACATGATGGAGTATCCGATCGCCCGGCTCTACACCGACGCCCGCGTGGCCCGGATCTACGCCGGCACCAGTGAGGTCATGAAAGTGATGATCGCCAAGTCGCTCGGTCTGTAG
- a CDS encoding phosphotransferase family protein has protein sequence MDNSGLPGTGEPLTARFLSGGTQNVIFEIRRGEHRCVLRMPPPGAPPDRDKGILREWRIIEALDGTDVPHTAAVGVCADASVLGRPFYLMGYVDGWSPMDTHGTWPEPFNSDPSTRPGLSYQLAEGIALLSKVDWRARGLHDLGRPDGFHERQVDRWIGFLDRIKNRELPGLDIATAWLRAHEPLDYIPGLMHGDYQFANVMYRHGAPAQMAAIVDWEMGTVGDPKLDLGWMVQSWPEDTENPAPSEMGYVDMRGMPSRDDVVAHYAEVSGRQVDDLDYYLVLAKWKLAIVLEQGFQRAGDDEKLLAFGPVVTELMASAADLAESTDYRG, from the coding sequence ATGGACAACTCCGGACTTCCCGGCACGGGTGAACCGTTGACCGCCCGCTTCCTGTCCGGCGGGACGCAGAACGTCATCTTCGAGATCCGGCGCGGTGAGCACCGGTGCGTGCTCCGCATGCCCCCGCCGGGCGCACCACCTGACCGCGACAAGGGGATCCTGCGGGAGTGGCGGATCATCGAGGCCCTCGACGGCACCGATGTTCCGCATACCGCGGCGGTCGGCGTGTGCGCCGACGCTTCGGTGCTGGGGCGGCCGTTCTACCTGATGGGCTACGTCGACGGCTGGTCCCCGATGGACACCCACGGGACGTGGCCCGAACCGTTCAACAGTGACCCGTCCACCCGGCCCGGCCTGAGTTACCAACTGGCCGAGGGTATTGCGCTGCTGTCCAAGGTGGACTGGCGCGCCCGGGGGCTGCACGACCTGGGTCGGCCCGACGGGTTCCACGAACGCCAGGTCGACCGGTGGATCGGCTTTCTCGACCGCATCAAGAACAGGGAACTGCCCGGCCTCGACATCGCCACCGCATGGTTGCGGGCGCACGAGCCGCTCGATTACATCCCCGGGCTGATGCACGGCGACTACCAGTTCGCCAACGTGATGTACCGCCACGGCGCACCGGCGCAGATGGCCGCCATCGTCGACTGGGAGATGGGCACCGTCGGCGACCCGAAGCTCGACCTGGGGTGGATGGTGCAGTCCTGGCCGGAGGACACCGAAAACCCGGCCCCGTCGGAGATGGGCTACGTCGACATGCGCGGGATGCCGTCGCGCGACGACGTGGTGGCCCACTACGCCGAGGTATCGGGCCGTCAGGTCGACGACCTCGACTACTACCTGGTGCTGGCGAAGTGGAAGCTGGCCATCGTCCTGGAGCAGGGTTTTCAGCGTGCCGGCGACGACGAGAAGCTGCTCGCTTTCGGACCGGTGGTGACCGAGCTGATGGCGTCGGCGGCAGACCTCGCCGAGTCCACCGACTACCGGGGCTGA
- a CDS encoding nitric oxide reductase activation protein NorD, with protein MTTPDRHDLGQLRLLAGYLAGRAVDVAEAPAGQPCFTDGRTLFVSRDATLGQHRREVLIQGGLLGAGSLDPSVVRPLRARAALARRYLAVEGHRVLAHLAATLPLAADLRPADGPLTSSPGESLDLARTRTRLGDPPAWFGVIKPLQIAPVAAAGGTAPTAQDLHFEVTADMLDDRDPDDEDDDGPAEESSILKLFDNPLFNSQAVGDFLRRLLGSSPGSPGSSSGGAELRAGAARRARSVGPEARPVPTRIQFTDEADPAAAVGIGGTLHPEWDVHKRRYRPQWCRVIDYPFTGRAEVSAGGLERDEVLRRRLARVGLGPKVLRRRPDGDELDIEALVDMAVDLRSGSSPPEHIYTEHRKIARNLGVLILLDASGSATDTDPVGLAVHDHQRRAAATLAVTLEELGDRVAVYAFWSHGRRAVHLPAIKTFGQRFGALARARLHTLQPSGYTRLGAAIRGAGEILKDEAGTPNRLLLVLSDGHPYDDGYEGRYAEADARKALEELRDDGVGCLCLSLGTDTDSEALERVFGSASRARGTTLADLSPRMDDLFHAALRELAVARPAPVYASATIASS; from the coding sequence GTGACGACACCGGATCGCCATGACCTCGGGCAGTTGCGTCTCCTGGCCGGGTATCTCGCGGGCCGCGCCGTCGACGTCGCCGAAGCCCCTGCGGGGCAACCCTGTTTCACCGACGGACGAACGCTCTTCGTCTCCCGCGATGCGACGCTCGGGCAACACCGTCGCGAGGTCCTGATCCAGGGCGGGCTACTCGGCGCGGGCAGCCTCGACCCGAGTGTGGTCCGCCCGCTGCGGGCGCGCGCAGCGCTGGCACGGCGCTACCTCGCGGTCGAGGGCCACCGTGTGCTCGCACACCTTGCGGCGACACTGCCTCTCGCCGCGGATCTTCGCCCCGCCGACGGACCGTTGACCTCCTCGCCGGGCGAATCGCTCGACCTCGCGCGCACCCGGACCAGACTCGGCGATCCACCGGCGTGGTTCGGCGTCATCAAGCCGCTGCAGATCGCACCCGTCGCCGCTGCAGGGGGTACGGCACCGACGGCGCAGGACCTCCATTTCGAGGTCACCGCCGACATGCTCGACGACCGGGACCCCGACGACGAGGACGACGACGGCCCGGCGGAGGAGAGTTCGATTCTCAAGCTCTTCGACAACCCCCTGTTCAATTCCCAGGCCGTCGGTGACTTCCTGCGCAGACTGCTGGGTTCCTCGCCGGGCTCGCCGGGCAGCAGCTCCGGGGGTGCGGAACTGCGGGCGGGCGCCGCGCGCCGCGCCCGCTCTGTCGGTCCGGAGGCGCGCCCGGTACCCACCCGCATCCAGTTCACCGACGAGGCCGATCCCGCCGCGGCGGTCGGCATCGGGGGGACATTGCATCCGGAGTGGGACGTCCACAAACGGCGATACCGGCCGCAGTGGTGCCGGGTGATCGACTATCCGTTCACCGGCCGGGCCGAGGTCTCGGCCGGTGGCCTCGAGCGCGACGAGGTGTTGCGTCGCCGATTGGCCCGTGTCGGACTGGGTCCGAAAGTACTGCGCCGCAGGCCCGATGGCGATGAACTCGACATCGAGGCGCTGGTCGACATGGCGGTCGACCTCCGCTCGGGCAGTTCCCCGCCGGAGCACATCTACACCGAGCACCGCAAGATCGCGCGTAATCTCGGCGTCCTGATCCTGCTCGACGCTTCCGGCTCCGCCACCGACACCGATCCCGTCGGCCTGGCCGTGCACGACCATCAGCGCCGGGCCGCGGCGACCCTCGCGGTGACGCTGGAGGAACTCGGCGACCGGGTGGCGGTCTACGCGTTCTGGTCGCACGGACGCCGCGCGGTCCACCTGCCGGCGATCAAGACGTTCGGACAGCGCTTCGGCGCGCTCGCGCGGGCACGCCTGCACACGCTCCAGCCGTCCGGCTACACGAGGCTCGGCGCGGCCATCCGCGGCGCGGGCGAGATCCTGAAAGACGAGGCGGGCACGCCGAATCGGCTGCTGTTGGTGCTGTCCGACGGACATCCCTACGACGACGGCTATGAAGGACGCTACGCCGAGGCCGACGCCCGCAAGGCCCTCGAAGAACTGCGCGACGACGGCGTGGGGTGCCTGTGCCTGTCGCTGGGCACCGACACCGACAGCGAGGCACTGGAGCGCGTGTTCGGATCCGCCAGCCGTGCCCGCGGGACGACCCTCGCGGACCTGAGCCCGCGGATGGACGACCTCTTCCACGCCGCCTTACGCGAACTGGCCGTTGCGCGACCGGCCCCCGTATATGCTTCCGCCACGATCGCAAGTAGTTGA
- a CDS encoding acyl-CoA dehydrogenase family protein → MWSFETDPEYQKVLDWADEFVREEVEPLDLAFPHQQFVPLDGKRREAIDPLKEEVRRRGLWATHLGADLGGQGYGQLKLALLNEILGRSQWAPIIFGCQAPDTGNAEIIAHYGTEEQKQRYLRPLLDGELFSCYSMTEPHAGADPTMFTTSAVRDGDDWVINGWKFFSSNAATASFLIVMVVTNPDVSAYQGMSMFLVPTDTPGVTIERNVGLYGEREGEGSHALIHYDNVRVPSEALLGGEGQAFAIAQTRLGGGRIHHAMRTIGLSRKALDMMCERALSRETQGSRLSDKQFVQGYIADSYAQLLQFRLMVLYTAWEIDKYNDYKKVRKDIAAVKVVMPTVLHDIAWRAMQVHGALGVTNEVPFLGMVTGAAVMGLADGPTEVHKTTVAKQVLRDHRPAEGMWPSEWIPAKREAAQAKYADFIEHEVGNL, encoded by the coding sequence ATGTGGAGTTTCGAGACCGACCCCGAGTACCAGAAGGTGCTCGACTGGGCCGACGAGTTCGTGCGCGAGGAGGTCGAGCCGCTCGATCTTGCCTTCCCCCACCAGCAGTTCGTGCCGCTCGACGGTAAGCGGCGCGAGGCGATCGATCCGCTCAAGGAAGAGGTACGCCGGCGCGGCCTGTGGGCCACCCACCTCGGCGCCGATCTCGGCGGTCAGGGCTACGGTCAGCTGAAACTGGCTCTGCTCAACGAGATTCTCGGCCGCTCCCAGTGGGCGCCCATCATCTTCGGCTGCCAGGCCCCCGACACCGGCAACGCCGAGATCATCGCGCACTACGGAACCGAGGAACAGAAGCAGCGATATCTGCGCCCGTTGCTCGACGGTGAACTGTTCTCCTGTTATTCGATGACCGAGCCGCACGCCGGCGCCGATCCGACCATGTTCACCACCAGTGCGGTGCGCGACGGCGACGACTGGGTGATCAACGGCTGGAAGTTCTTCTCCTCCAACGCGGCCACCGCGTCGTTCCTGATCGTCATGGTGGTCACCAATCCCGACGTCAGCGCCTATCAGGGCATGTCGATGTTCCTCGTGCCGACCGACACCCCAGGTGTCACGATCGAACGCAATGTCGGCCTGTACGGCGAACGCGAGGGCGAGGGCTCGCACGCCCTGATCCACTACGACAACGTCCGGGTCCCGTCCGAGGCACTGCTCGGCGGTGAGGGGCAGGCGTTCGCGATCGCGCAGACCCGTCTCGGCGGCGGGCGAATCCACCACGCGATGCGCACGATCGGGTTGTCCCGCAAGGCCCTGGACATGATGTGCGAACGCGCGCTGAGCCGCGAGACCCAGGGCAGCAGACTCTCGGACAAGCAGTTCGTGCAGGGCTACATCGCCGACTCCTACGCCCAGCTGCTGCAGTTCCGGTTGATGGTGCTCTATACCGCGTGGGAGATCGACAAGTACAACGACTACAAGAAGGTCCGCAAGGACATCGCCGCGGTCAAGGTGGTGATGCCCACCGTGCTCCACGACATCGCGTGGCGGGCGATGCAGGTGCACGGAGCGCTCGGGGTGACCAACGAGGTGCCGTTCCTCGGGATGGTCACCGGCGCCGCGGTGATGGGCCTGGCCGACGGGCCCACCGAGGTGCACAAGACCACCGTCGCCAAGCAGGTACTGCGCGACCACCGGCCGGCCGAAGGGATGTGGCCTTCGGAGTGGATCCCGGCGAAACGGGAAGCCGCACAGGCGAAGTACGCGGACTTCATCGAGCATGAGGTCGGCAACCTGTGA
- a CDS encoding TetR/AcrR family transcriptional regulator produces MSAPDPAGPDLEAPRRPYAALFAKGEDRRQRILAVAERLLARNGWRTTSLAQIAKEAGVTPAGLLHHFESKEQLLNAVLDARDLDDDEHADRSGDLIAELSRVPKRFERAPELVGTYMVLLAENISPDAPLHDRLHKRYRAAAGIIKDLIIRGQEKGLYRNDFDAAHKATEILAFINGMEIQWLLDPSIPLTEVYKGYAESLARDLAPRTNPT; encoded by the coding sequence GTGTCAGCCCCCGATCCCGCCGGGCCCGATCTGGAAGCACCCAGACGGCCTTATGCGGCGCTGTTCGCCAAAGGCGAGGACCGCAGACAGCGGATCCTCGCGGTGGCCGAGCGGTTGCTGGCGCGTAACGGCTGGCGCACTACGTCCCTGGCCCAGATCGCCAAGGAAGCCGGTGTCACCCCGGCCGGATTGCTGCACCACTTCGAGTCCAAGGAGCAACTCCTCAACGCCGTGCTGGACGCGCGAGATTTGGACGACGACGAGCACGCCGACCGTTCCGGTGATCTGATCGCCGAACTCAGCCGAGTGCCGAAGCGCTTCGAGAGGGCCCCTGAGCTGGTCGGCACCTATATGGTGCTGCTCGCCGAGAACATCTCTCCCGACGCGCCGCTGCACGACCGGCTGCACAAGCGGTATCGCGCGGCGGCCGGCATCATCAAGGACCTCATCATCCGGGGTCAGGAAAAAGGGCTGTACCGCAACGACTTCGACGCGGCCCACAAGGCCACGGAGATTCTCGCCTTCATCAACGGAATGGAGATCCAATGGTTGCTCGATCCTTCAATCCCGCTGACCGAGGTCTACAAGGGATACGCAGAGTCGCTGGCCCGCGATCTGGCGCCGCGGACCAACCCGACATGA
- a CDS encoding NAD-dependent epimerase/dehydratase family protein: MSAAVRGEKILITGATGKIAFPIARALAPHNDVWGAARLRDPADRDRLTAAGVTPVALDLGTGDFSPLPDDFTYVFHAAVDPGQGEWSRAVETNAQRSGELLHHCRSATGFVLCSTGSIYGYQRGRPLTEDDPPGVPLRANYSFSKVAAEAVCTWASRHFDIPLTIIRICSTYGPEGGAAADGLDAILARRPIRLHPDRPNNYNPIYEDDYVELGIRAMEVARTPPLVVNWAGSETVSVEEYCAYLGELVGIEPVFEYTADAHTPLWPDVTRMHEVLGRTKVPWREGFRRMTAARHPELTLSDTCTTS; the protein is encoded by the coding sequence TTGAGCGCTGCGGTGCGCGGCGAGAAGATCCTGATCACCGGTGCCACCGGCAAGATCGCCTTTCCGATCGCGCGAGCCCTGGCGCCGCACAACGACGTGTGGGGTGCCGCCCGGCTTCGCGACCCGGCCGACCGGGACAGGCTGACCGCGGCGGGCGTGACGCCCGTGGCCCTGGATCTCGGCACCGGCGACTTCTCGCCATTGCCAGACGATTTCACCTATGTGTTCCACGCCGCGGTCGACCCGGGCCAGGGCGAGTGGAGCCGGGCGGTGGAAACCAACGCCCAGCGCTCCGGCGAGTTGCTTCATCACTGCCGCAGCGCCACAGGGTTCGTGCTCTGTTCGACCGGCTCCATCTACGGATACCAGCGGGGACGCCCGCTCACCGAAGACGACCCGCCCGGGGTTCCGCTGCGGGCCAACTACAGCTTCTCCAAGGTGGCCGCCGAAGCGGTGTGCACCTGGGCCTCCCGCCACTTCGACATCCCCCTGACCATCATCCGGATCTGCTCGACCTACGGTCCGGAAGGCGGCGCTGCGGCAGACGGCCTCGATGCGATCCTGGCGCGCAGACCGATTCGCCTGCACCCCGACCGTCCGAACAACTACAACCCGATCTATGAGGACGACTACGTCGAGCTCGGTATCCGCGCCATGGAGGTCGCCCGCACTCCGCCACTGGTGGTGAACTGGGCGGGCAGCGAGACGGTCAGTGTCGAGGAGTACTGCGCGTATCTGGGCGAACTCGTCGGTATCGAGCCCGTCTTCGAGTACACCGCCGATGCGCACACCCCGCTGTGGCCCGACGTGACCCGCATGCACGAGGTACTGGGCCGGACGAAAGTGCCGTGGCGCGAGGGTTTTCGGCGGATGACCGCGGCGCGCCACCCGGAGCTCACGCTGTCCGACACCTGCACGACGAGCTGA
- a CDS encoding TIGR03564 family F420-dependent LLM class oxidoreductase: MRIGLMVGSDRERARPDRLAGLIEDGIAAETAGFSSFWFPQVPGYLDAMTAVALLGASTSSIEIGTAVVPVQTRHPLILAQQALTTNAACGGRFALGLGLSHDWIINGQLGLPYQRPVHTLRDHLDVLAAAFAGPGQVDVDNDTFHVHSPVDVADTAPALLLAALGPTMLRIAGERADGTVLWMADERAIGEHVVPRIGAAALGAGRPAPRVVAGVPVALCEPADVNDARAHASEILGHAHLSPNYVALLEHGDADDVGDTMAAGDESAVLTRLRAYRDAGVTDLAARVIPLGDTPARRHQSRRRTAEFLASVAAGL; the protein is encoded by the coding sequence ATGCGCATCGGCCTGATGGTCGGATCCGACAGGGAACGTGCCAGGCCCGACCGACTCGCAGGGCTGATCGAGGACGGCATCGCCGCCGAAACGGCGGGATTCAGCTCGTTCTGGTTCCCGCAGGTACCCGGCTACCTCGACGCGATGACGGCGGTCGCGTTGCTGGGTGCGTCGACGAGCTCCATCGAGATCGGCACCGCCGTCGTCCCGGTGCAGACGCGTCACCCGCTGATCCTGGCCCAACAGGCGCTGACGACGAACGCGGCGTGCGGCGGCCGTTTCGCCCTCGGCCTCGGACTGTCCCACGACTGGATCATCAACGGCCAGTTGGGACTTCCCTACCAGAGGCCCGTGCACACACTCCGTGATCACCTCGACGTGCTGGCCGCGGCGTTCGCCGGACCCGGTCAGGTCGATGTGGACAACGACACGTTCCACGTGCACAGCCCGGTCGACGTCGCCGACACCGCACCCGCGCTGCTGCTCGCCGCTCTCGGTCCGACCATGCTGCGGATCGCCGGCGAGCGCGCCGACGGCACCGTGCTGTGGATGGCCGACGAGCGTGCGATCGGCGAACACGTCGTCCCGCGCATCGGCGCTGCTGCACTGGGCGCAGGCCGACCGGCACCGCGCGTCGTCGCCGGCGTGCCGGTGGCGCTGTGCGAGCCGGCTGACGTCAATGACGCCCGCGCGCACGCGAGCGAGATCCTCGGGCATGCGCACCTGTCCCCCAATTACGTCGCGCTGCTTGAGCACGGTGACGCCGACGACGTCGGGGACACGATGGCTGCCGGCGACGAGAGCGCGGTGCTCACCAGGCTGCGGGCCTACCGCGATGCGGGAGTCACCGATCTGGCCGCGCGCGTCATCCCGCTCGGCGACACCCCCGCGCGACGACACCAATCACGCCGGCGCACTGCGGAATTCCTGGCATCCGTCGCGGCCGGGCTGTAG